A window from Sphingobium sp. EM0848 encodes these proteins:
- a CDS encoding 2Fe-2S iron-sulfur cluster-binding protein yields MPMIHIALRDGRISSINVEEGLSIMEGIRSAGVDELLALCGGCCSCATCHIYVQDDWSDHFTPPSADEDELLESSSSRLSASRLACQLIVDRHMEGLSFTIAPED; encoded by the coding sequence ATGCCGATGATCCATATCGCGCTGCGCGACGGCCGAATCTCTTCCATCAATGTCGAGGAAGGGCTGAGCATTATGGAAGGCATCCGCAGCGCCGGCGTCGATGAATTGCTCGCGTTGTGCGGCGGATGCTGTTCTTGCGCGACCTGCCACATCTATGTCCAGGACGACTGGTCGGATCATTTCACGCCACCATCTGCGGACGAGGATGAATTGCTTGAGAGTTCTTCATCCCGCCTTTCGGCGTCACGGCTCGCATGCCAATTGATCGTGGATAGGCATATGGAGGGATTATCGTTTACGATCGCCCCCGAAGATTAG
- a CDS encoding cytochrome P450, whose protein sequence is MPRLPRMVAKDQEYKGLSLKRGDMILLPTALHGLDETLNPDPWRINLERRGISHSTFGGGPHRCAGLHLARMEVIVTLEEWLERIPSFGFKDGESPAYHSGIVAAVDNVPLVWPA, encoded by the coding sequence TTGCCCCGCTTACCGCGCATGGTGGCGAAGGATCAGGAATATAAGGGACTTTCCCTCAAGCGCGGGGACATGATCCTGCTGCCCACCGCCTTGCACGGCCTGGACGAAACGCTAAATCCTGATCCCTGGCGGATCAATCTCGAAAGGCGTGGCATTTCACACAGCACGTTCGGCGGCGGCCCCCATCGCTGCGCAGGTCTGCATCTCGCCCGCATGGAGGTGATCGTGACCCTTGAGGAATGGCTCGAGCGGATACCGAGTTTCGGCTTCAAGGACGGGGAAAGTCCGGCCTATCATTCCGGTATTGTCGCTGCCGTCGACAATGTTCCCCTCGTCTGGCCGGCGTGA